One genomic region from Leptolyngbyaceae cyanobacterium JSC-12 encodes:
- a CDS encoding hypothetical protein (IMG reference gene:2510095403) translates to MGYSLREHGADIFVVEQLLEPSLCAHVIQIAECYEFLTPPAGSSLTGELRSNEVLPLNHPTSLLESMNQLLIGRLAIARNLLSKRYDVTFSHIEMYSIERFKPGQNHKRHADGLILANRYAELAQGIPARDVSLIGYLNDEFEGGALLFDRQSTKIKPATGGVVCFPACYTHPYQALPVLKGCKYTFTCWLLR, encoded by the coding sequence GTGGGATATTCACTCAGGGAACATGGGGCAGATATTTTTGTCGTTGAGCAATTACTGGAGCCTTCTTTGTGTGCTCATGTGATTCAGATTGCGGAGTGTTACGAGTTCCTAACGCCGCCAGCAGGCTCCAGTCTTACGGGAGAGTTGCGCAGCAATGAGGTCTTGCCGCTCAATCATCCCACATCCTTGCTGGAATCGATGAATCAACTACTGATCGGGAGGCTGGCGATCGCGCGTAACTTACTATCTAAGCGGTATGATGTGACCTTTTCCCATATCGAAATGTATTCTATCGAGCGGTTCAAACCAGGACAAAATCACAAGCGCCATGCCGATGGATTAATCTTGGCTAACCGCTATGCCGAATTAGCTCAGGGCATCCCCGCGCGGGATGTTAGCCTGATTGGTTACCTAAATGATGAGTTTGAGGGGGGCGCTCTCCTATTCGATCGCCAATCCACCAAAATTAAACCTGCCACAGGGGGGGTAGTTTGCTTTCCTGCGTGCTATACCCATCCTTACCAGGCACTACCTGTACTCAAAGGCTGTAAGTATACGTTTACCTGCTGGCTGCTGCGTTAG
- a CDS encoding hypothetical protein (IMG reference gene:2510095404), with amino-acid sequence MSFPQPLDRLAITLMIVFAIIIGIVLLTGSRIAPRVRYFTWQDKQVGADDTAFVLSFSRPMNQASVEKNLKIEPPLPGKTSWAGRRMAYTLTEPVPYGTEYRVQLRDAVDFFKQDGVAQVPIQAFEASFRSRDRAFAYIGVQGEEEGRLVLFNLTKGERTILTPPDLVVNDFIPYPLGDRILIGAIHRASQTQGLLEQKLYRVSTGIHLNTPEQLDLQGNTNPLKTPNSQPAGKLELILDSDEHQNLKFDLSANGRTIVVQRVNRRDPADFGPWILKEGEAPQPLRGQPGGDFLITPDSDSLAISQGQGLAILPLYPDAKPLDFLPKFGVVLNFTSDGALAAMVKFNGDRSRSLFLVSNQGTQKELLRTTGSIFSAQFDPTKQVLYCLLSELIPGETYQEKPFLAAIDLKTSKLTPLLPLPNQRDVQVSLSPDGLAILYDQTLETTDPNSNLPQNRGGKAIADSRLWILPLNPADFSTIQPEPLPIPGLRPRWLP; translated from the coding sequence ATGTCTTTTCCACAACCGTTGGATCGACTTGCAATTACCCTGATGATTGTTTTTGCCATCATTATCGGAATTGTGTTGCTAACAGGAAGTCGTATTGCACCCCGAGTGCGTTACTTTACCTGGCAAGACAAACAAGTGGGTGCAGATGATACTGCTTTTGTGCTGTCTTTCAGCCGTCCTATGAACCAGGCAAGTGTTGAGAAGAATCTGAAGATTGAACCGCCGTTGCCCGGAAAAACCAGTTGGGCAGGGAGGCGAATGGCATATACCTTAACGGAACCTGTTCCTTATGGCACGGAGTACAGGGTGCAACTGCGAGATGCAGTAGACTTCTTCAAACAAGATGGTGTTGCTCAAGTTCCGATTCAGGCGTTTGAGGCATCGTTTCGCAGCCGCGATCGCGCCTTTGCTTACATTGGGGTTCAGGGTGAAGAAGAGGGACGCCTTGTCCTGTTTAACCTTACAAAGGGGGAACGGACTATCCTGACTCCGCCTGATCTGGTGGTGAATGACTTTATTCCCTATCCACTGGGCGATCGCATTCTGATTGGTGCGATTCATCGAGCCAGTCAAACTCAAGGACTCCTGGAACAAAAACTGTATCGGGTTTCTACCGGCATTCATCTCAACACGCCCGAACAACTTGATCTGCAAGGAAACACCAATCCTTTGAAGACTCCAAACTCTCAACCTGCTGGAAAGCTGGAGTTAATCCTTGATAGTGATGAACACCAAAATCTCAAATTTGATTTATCTGCCAATGGGCGAACAATTGTGGTTCAGCGGGTCAATCGTCGTGATCCAGCTGATTTTGGTCCCTGGATTTTGAAAGAAGGGGAAGCACCCCAACCGCTTAGAGGGCAGCCTGGCGGCGACTTTCTGATCACACCAGACAGCGACTCACTGGCGATCTCTCAAGGTCAGGGACTGGCGATTCTGCCGCTCTACCCAGATGCCAAACCGCTGGATTTTTTGCCTAAATTTGGTGTAGTACTGAACTTTACCAGTGATGGTGCGCTAGCAGCGATGGTGAAATTTAACGGCGATCGCAGCCGCTCTCTCTTCTTAGTCAGCAATCAGGGTACTCAAAAAGAACTCCTGCGAACCACTGGCTCTATCTTCTCCGCCCAATTCGACCCTACCAAACAAGTCCTGTATTGCTTGTTATCAGAATTGATTCCGGGGGAAACCTACCAAGAGAAGCCATTTTTAGCTGCGATTGATTTGAAAACCAGCAAACTCACGCCACTGCTCCCTCTCCCCAATCAACGAGATGTGCAGGTCAGCCTTTCTCCTGATGGGCTAGCAATCTTGTATGACCAGACTCTGGAAACCACGGACCCCAACTCCAACCTGCCGCAAAATCGAGGGGGGAAAGCGATCGCGGATAGCCGTCTTTGGATTCTTCCCCTCAACCCTGCCGATTTTTCTACCATTCAACCCGAACCCCTACCCATCCCAGGACTACGCCCCCGCTGGCTTCCTTAA